Below is a window of Populus trichocarpa isolate Nisqually-1 chromosome 3, P.trichocarpa_v4.1, whole genome shotgun sequence DNA.
TAGTTGTTATTCTgaaattgatttcttcatttAACATGATGACAGCATTACAGTTTAGTTCTCCAGAATCGAGTGTGCTGGCTCTAACTTCTTTTTTGAGTCTTTAACAGTTTCCAATGGCCATATAAAACGACTGCATGATGAAGACATACAATCCAATGTGCTTGAAATTGTTGGATCGAATATCCAGTCCACATATATCACATGCCCTGCTGACCCTGGAGCGACTCTTGGTATAAAACTTCCATTTTTGGTTATGATTGTGAAGAATGTGAAGAAATATTTCACATTTGAGATTCAGGTGCTGGATGATAAGAATGTCAGGCGGCGCTTCCGAGCTTCCAACTTTCAAGTGTGTAAGTTTGCCCTTATTTGTGATGTTTGTCATTTTCCTGAcctcttttcttattttcttgtttcttttcccAGAGAAGTTGTGGGTTATGTATTACAGGTCTATTTAGTTCATTGTTGTGATAAAAGAAACTACATATTGAATTTTTCATCAAGTCAAAGGAATAATAAGGAAATTTGATCCGAATTCAAAAACCTACTGCTCGTTATATGATCTGCTGGCATTGTGGGGTTTATAAATATGGCTGCTAGATCTTGCACTTGACCATGTGGCTACAGTTTCAGTCTAATAAATCATTGAACTGGTGAAGGAATTGTGTAGCTGTGTGTCTGGATGAGTGGTTCACTTTTCGAGAGAGAGATGGGGTGTGGTGGGGGTCTTTCTCTGTTACAGATTTTAGTTTTCTAGAGGAAATTATTGGTCTTACAAGTTGGTATCAGAGTGATGCCAAACTTAGGGTTAAGTTGAAATTGACAATCGATTCAGCTGTCATAAGATGGTTGGATGATTAATGGAAAACTGGATAGTGactattaaaatttcaaattgtaCATTTTAAGTTTTCATGTAAGATTGTCGTTTgagttgaattattttgaaaaggtaTGCTTGCTTTAGGATAAATTGATGTAGTTCGATAGTCCTTGTACCTCAAGTGGTTTGATTTTTGGATTGGACATGCAAGCTTATTGATGCACAGTACCCTTTTTTGTAATGAATTATAGacattaaatttgatatgattCTTTGAATCTTGCAGACTGTCACTAGGGTGAAACCATACATCTGCACCATGCCACTGAAGTTGGATGAAGGCTGGAATCAAATCCAATTGAATCTCGCTGATTTTACTAGGAGGGCGTATGGAACCAACTATGTTGAGACTTTAAGAGTTCAGGTTCATGCAAACTGCCGTCTGAGAAGGATATATTTCTCTGATCGCCTATACTCAGAAGAGGAACTTCCACCAGAATTTAAACTCTACCTTCCAGTACAGCAGGTAAGGATACCATGCACCGCACCCTTAGTGCTAGCTTCAAGCTGGCTTCTCTATCTTGGTGTTTGCTTCTCACTTTtcatttgatatattaattgcAGAAAGCATGAGAAGGTCGTGGCTTCGGAATTACTGCTGCTCAATGAGGATTTCTTGATCCTTTGTCATTCTTCAACATCCACTCAGttttatcgtttttttttttttttgctttgttataaTACTAGTGGAAAGCTACCAGAACTTTAGAACATATTTGCCAGGTGATCTGTGACATTTAAGTGGCTTGGCTTGGCTTGGCTACGCGAGCTTTTGCCAGGTGATCACGTCCAAAAGTAGCGTGCTAGAACAGAAGCTATTTTCACTCTTTAGGTCAACATTTGTTTATCTTTAGCAGCTTCTCATCTGCAGTGCTAGAATACGAATGTTATGAGTGAGTTGCAATCAAAATTATGAAACCCAACTAGCGAAGCAAGGGTTAGGCCCGATTGAGTGTGGTTAACTtggatcaatttattttatttaaagaaaaaactaaaacaatgtggttttgaacaaaaaacaaaaaaaaactggtatCATTCAGATTTCAGATCAACTCACTAAAACCAATCAATGTTGTTCTGATAAATAATAATGTCCTCCATTTAGAAAGCTTGTgaagtgaaaaaagaaaggcGAAATGGAAGTTACCTCCACAGGCTTCAGAaacattaatatttgattaattcactgggaaaatataaaatgaaaagaaaaaaacaacaaacgaGAGGACTCGGCCTTTTTGGACGtctcatataaaatttataatataactaATCCCATCCTTCTCATTtccagaaagaaaaggaagctcAAGAGGAATAAAAGAGAGCTGTAGCATACTGATAGGCAATAGAGGGTAATGATCTAACATTCATAAAATGCCCACT
It encodes the following:
- the LOC7460258 gene encoding uncharacterized protein LOC7460258, with the protein product MFKNTFQSGFLSILYSLGSKPLQIWDKEVSNGHIKRLHDEDIQSNVLEIVGSNIQSTYITCPADPGATLGIKLPFLVMIVKNVKKYFTFEIQVLDDKNVRRRFRASNFQTVTRVKPYICTMPLKLDEGWNQIQLNLADFTRRAYGTNYVETLRVQVHANCRLRRIYFSDRLYSEEELPPEFKLYLPVQQKA